Proteins co-encoded in one Stomoxys calcitrans chromosome 5, idStoCalc2.1, whole genome shotgun sequence genomic window:
- the LOC106091206 gene encoding lysozyme 2-like — protein MFKITFAILAAVLLVAPAFGEVYTRCSLAKAMYSLGVPKDQLARWTCIAEHESSYNTKAVGSLNSNGSRDYGIFQINNYYWCSPPSGAFSYDECKIKCEDFLVDSIEPAVKCAQLVLKQQGWTAWSTWKYCDGTLPSIDSCF, from the coding sequence atgttcaaaatcACTTTTGCTATTTTGGCTGCTGTCCTCTTGGTGGCCCCTGCTTTCGGTGAGGTCTACACCCGTTGCTCCTTGGCCAAGGCCATGTACAGCTTGGGTGTCCCTAAGGATCAATTGGCTCGTTGGACTTGCATTGCTGAACATGAATCCTCGTACAACACCAAGGCTGTTGGCTCCTTGAACTCTAATGGCTCCCGCGACTATGGTATCTTCCAAATCAACAACTACTACTGGTGTTCTCCTCCCTCTGGTGCCTTCTCTTACGATGAGTGCAAGATCAAGTGCGAAGATTTCTTGGTTGACAGCATTGAACCCGCCGTCAAGTGCGCCCAATTGGTATTGAAACAACAAGGCTGGACTGCATGGTCCACCTGGAAGTATTGTGATGGTACCTTGCCCAGCATTGATAGCTGTTTCTAA
- the LOC131998155 gene encoding lysozyme 2-like, with product MFKITFAILAAVLLVAPAFGEVYTRCSLAKAMYNLGVPKDQLARWTCIAEHESSYNTKAVGSLNSNGSRDYGIFQINNYYWCSPPSGAFSYDECKIKCEDFLVDSIEPAVKCAQLVLKQQGWTAWSTWKYCDGTLPSIDSCF from the coding sequence atgttcaaaatcACTTTTGCTATTTTGGCTGCTGTCCTCTTGGTGGCACCTGCTTTCGGTGAGGTTTACACCCGTTGCTCCTTGGCCAAGGCCATGTACAATTTGGGTGTTCCTAAGGATCAATTGGCTCGTTGGACTTGCATTGCTGAACATGAATCCTCGTACAACACCAAGGCTGTTGGCTCCTTGAACTCTAATGGCTCCCGCGACTATGGTATCTTCCAAATCAACAACTACTACTGGTGTTCTCCTCCCTCTGGTGCCTTCTCTTACGATGAGTGCAAGATAAAGTGCGAAGATTTCTTGGTTGACAGCATTGAACCCGCCGTCAAGTGCGCCCAATTGGTATTGAAACAACAAGGCTGGACTGCCTGGTCCACCTGGAAGTATTGCGATGGTACCTTGCCCAGCATTGATAGCTGCTTTTAA
- the LOC106091208 gene encoding lysozyme 2-like, protein MFKITFAILAAVLLVTPAFGEVYTRCSLAKAMYSLGVPKDQLARWTCIAEHESSYNTKAVGSLNSNGSRDYGIFQINNYYWCSPPSGAFSYDECKIKCEDFLVDSIEPAVKCAQLVLKQQGWTAWSTWKYCDGTLPSIDSCF, encoded by the coding sequence atgttcaaaatcACTTTTGCTATTTTGGCTGCTGTCCTCTTGGTGACCCCTGCTTTCGGTGAGGTCTACACCCGTTGCTCCTTGGCCAAGGCCATGTACAGTTTGGGTGTCCCTAAGGATCAATTGGCTCGTTGGACTTGCATTGCTGAACACGAATCCTCCTACAACACCAAGGCTGTTGGCTCCTTGAACTCTAATGGCTCCCGAGACTATGGTATCTTCCAAATCAACAACTACTACTGGTGCTCTCCTCCCTCTGGTGCTTTCTCTTATGATGAGTGCAAGATCAAGTGCGAAGATTTCTTGGTTGACAGTATTGAACCCGCCGTCAAGTGCGCCCAATTGGTATTGAAACAACAAGGCTGGACTGCCTGGTCCACCTGGAAGTATTGTGATGGTACCTTGCCCAGCATTGATAGCTGTTTCTAA
- the LOC131998157 gene encoding lysozyme 2-like: protein MFKITFAILAAVLLVAPAFGEVYTRCSLAKAMYSLGVPKDQLARWTCIAEHESSYNTKAVGSLNSNGSRDYGIFQINNYYWCSPPSGAFSYDECKIKCEDFLVDSIEPAVKCAQLVLKQQGWTAWSTWKYCDGTLPSIDSCF, encoded by the coding sequence atgttcaaaatcACTTTTGCTATTTTGGCTGCTGTCCTCTTGGTGGCACCTGCTTTTGGTGAGGTCTACACCCGTTGCTCCTTGGCTAAGGCCATGTATAGTTTGGGTGTCCCTAAGGATCAATTGGCTCGTTGGACTTGCATTGCTGAACACGAATCCTCCTACAACACCAAGGCTGTTGGCTCCTTGAACTCCAATGGCTCTCGCGACTATGGTATCTTCCAAATTAACAACTACTACTGGTGTTCTCCTCCCTCTGGTGCCTTCTCTTACGATGAGTGCAAGATCAAGTGCGAAGATTTCTTGGTTGACAGCATTGAACCCGCCGTCAAGTGCGCCCAATTGGTATTGAAACAACAAGGCTGGACTGCCTGGTCCACCTGGAAGTATTGTGATGGTACCTTGCCCAGCATTGATAGCTGTTTCTAA
- the LOC131998156 gene encoding lysozyme 2-like: MFKITFAILAAVLLVAPAFGEVYTRCSLAKAMYSLGVPKDQLARWTCIAEHESSYNTKAVGSLNSNGSRDYGIFQINNYYWCSPPSGAFSYDECKIKCEDFLVDSIEPAVKCAQLVLKQQGWTAWSTWKYCDGTLPSIDSCF, translated from the coding sequence ATGTTCAAGATCACTTTTGCTATTTTGGCTGCTGTCCTTTTGGTGGCCCCTGCTTTCGGTGAGGTCTACACCCGTTGCTCCTTGGCCAAGGCCATGTACAGCTTGGGTGTCCCTAAGGATCAATTGGCTCGTTGGACTTGCATTGCTGAACACGAATCCTCGTACAACACTAAGGCTGTTGGCTCCTTGAACTCTAATGGCTCCCGCGACTATGGTATCTTCCAAATCAACAACTACTACTGGTGTTCTCCTCCCTCTGGTGCCTTCTCTTACGATGAGTGCAAAATCAAGTGCGAAGATTTCTTGGTTGACAGCATTGAACCCGCCGTCAAGTGCGCCCAATTGGTATTGAAACAACAAGGCTGGACTGCCTGGTCCACCTGGAAGTACTGTGATGGTACCTTGCCCAGCATTGATAGCTGTTTCTAA